ACTGAAGGCGAAACCTGCGCGATTGTGGGTCCTTCGGGCAGCGGTAAAACGACCTTGCTGGGCTTGTGTGCCGGACTGGACCTGCCTACGTCGGGAAAGGTGTGGCTGGACGGTCATGATCTAACCGTGCTCAACGAAGATGCGCGGGCTGCTCTGCGTAATCGGTTGGTGGGATTTGTCTTTCAGACCTTCCAGCTCTTGCCTACGCTGACGGCGCTGGAGAACGTAATGGTGCCGGCTGAGCTACAGGGCGACCGTAAGGCGCGCCAACGTGCCATGGCGTTGCTCGAACGGGTAGGGCTTGCCGATCGAATGCACCACTACCCACGGCAGCTTTCTGGAGGAGAGCAGCAAAGGGTAGCGCTGGCCCGAGCGTTTATGAATCAGCCGCGCATCCTATTTGCTGACGAACCTACAGGCAACCTAGACGCAGAGACCGGCGCTGTTATCGAAGCTCTGCTGTTTGAGCTCAATGCCACAGCAGGCACGACGCTGGTTATCGTTACCCATAACCTGGAACTGGCGCAACGGACCGGACGCATCCTGCAGCTACGTGCTGGACGTATGACGGCCGACGTGCTCCACCGCACAACACTTCGGGCTGCACAGCATGGCTGAACAAGCAACCTTTTCGCTTAGCTGGGCGCTACGCATGGCTTGGCGCGACAGTCGGGGGAGCCGGCATCGCCTGCTGCTTTTTGTATCGGCTATGGTGCTGGGCATTGCCGCACTGGTTGCCCTGCATGGTGTGGGGGCAAACTTACGTAAAGGGGTAGATGCGCAGGCACGCGCACTCCTTGGAGCTGATTTACGGCTGGAGCGCGATGCACCCTTTGATGACCTGAGCCTACTGCTTGACACGATTGGAGGGCAGCAGGCCCAGGTAGTTTACTTGACCTCGATGGCCTACTTCCCGCGTACTGGCCATGTACGTCTCGTTTCCGTACGGGCGGTTGGGGGCCCTTGGCCGCTTTATGGACAGATGCAGACCGATCCGCCCGAAGCAGCCGACCGTTACCTGCAGGAAGGCGGTGCGCTGGTCGATGGCTCACTGCTCGACGCTTACGGCGTGCGCGTAGGCGACTCGGTACGCATTGGTCGACGAAGCTATCCTATCCTTGGGCGTCTGGTGCAAACGCCCTCCGAGTCGGCCATTATGGCTTTGGCCGCCCCACGTGTGTACGTGCCGCTGGCAATGCTCGATACGCTACTGCTTGGCTTTGGCAGCCGGGCAGAATATGCGATCTACTTTCGATTTGATGACGGCAGAGACGCTGAAGCTTTGGGTAAAGCGTTGCGCGACCGCTTGCGGCCGCTGCGCGTTGGCGTTGATACGGTAGAGGAAATCCGAGAAAACTGGGATGAGGTATTGCGCAACCTGTACCGTTTCCTAGGACTCATTGGCTTTATTGCGCTGATTTTGGGGGGTATTGGTATAGGCAGTGCGGTACATGTGTACGTTCGGCAGCGTCTTGACCAAGTGGCTGTGCTCAGATGCTTAGGGGCAACACCTTGGGCAACCTTTAGCGTCTACCTTTTGCAGGCATTGGCTATGGGTGCAGTTGCCGGGTTGCTGGGAACGCTGCTGGGCTTGGGCGTGCAAGCGCTGCTTGCGCGCCTTTTGGTCAATTTTTTGCCCCTCGAAGTTACCCTAGAAATCGAGCGTTCAGCAGTACTGCTGGGGTTGGTTGGCGGTCCTGTTTTTACCTTGCTTTTTGCCTTGCTGCCGCTGCTTCCGGTGCGACGGGTGACGCCACTGCGGGCGTTGCAAGCCTCGGTTGATCCAGTGCCGGTCAAGCGCGACTGGCTCTACCGAGGTGCTTGGCTAGTCCTACTAGCAGGACTGACAGCTTTTGCCATAGCAGAAGCCCCGGAGCCGTGGATGGGGGTTGCCTATGCATTGGGACTCATACTCGTTTTGGGCGGGCTTGTCCTGCTAGCCCGTGGCCTGACCAGCCTATTGCGGCGCATCATGCCCACTTACTGGCCCTATGTACTCCGGCAAGGGGTGGCTAACCTGTACCGGCCAAACAACCAAACGTCGGTACTGATGCTGGCTCTTGGGCTAGGGACATTCCTGGTGGTGCTCGTGCTGCTGATCGAGCAGACCCTGCTGGTACAAGTGCGACAAGCAGGTGGCCCTGGTCGGCCCGACCTGGTGTTTTTCGATGTGCAACCCGATCAGCGCGACAGCCTACGCCAGCTCATAGAAGCCTATGGCCTCTCGGTAGTTGAAGAAGTGCCGATTGTTACTATGCGTCTGGCCGCAGTCAATGGGCGTCGTATTGCTGACCAACTGGCTGATACAACCGTTCGGCTGGGATGGGCCTTCCGACGCGAATACCGCTCGTCGTATCGGGATCACCTGACCGATACGGAAACCCTGGTTGCAGGTGCCTTTACCCCGGTTGTAGCCCCAGGTACAGCTATGCCGCCTGTGTCGCTTGAGGAAGAAATTGCTGCAGCGCTGGGCGTGACGCTGGGGGATACACTGGTCTGGGATGTGCAAGGTGTGGAAATCCCTACGGTGGTGGGAAGCCTTCGACGGGTGGACTGGCGGCGTTTTCGGACGAACTTTTTCGTGCTTTTCCCGCGCGGCGTACTTGAAGCGGCACCGCAGATGTATGTCCTGCTCGTGCAGGCCGGTGAAGCTGCACCCCAGGTGCAGCGTGCAGCCGTTGAGGCCTTTCCAAGCGTCTCGACCATCGACCTGCGCTTGGTGCTGCAGGTAGCCGATGAGATTTTCCAACAGGTGGCCCGGGTACTCCATTTCATGGCGCTTTTTAGCGTGTTGACCGGTATCATCGTGCTCCTAGGTGCAACAACCGTTAGCCGGGTGGCTCGCGAAGAAGAGACCATCCTGCTCAAAACGTTGGGAGCTTCGCGGCGTCAAGTGCTTCAGATAACGATGGTGGAATACGGACTGCTGGGCACGCTGGCAGCCCTAGCGGGTGTCTTGCTAGCCAGTGGATCGGCTACGCTGTTGGCTGCAGGCGTGTTTGATACAGCCCCTGCAGAGCCGCTTTGGGTACTGCCTGTGGCATTATTGGGCGCCGCTGGGCTTACGCTGGGCATTGGACTCCTGAGCAACCGACGCGTGTACAACCGTCTAGCACTCGACGTGCTGCGCGCGGCTGGCTAGGCGCTGCCAGGTTTGCGAGCAGAAAGGATAACATAATGGCCTAGAAACGTGGCTTCTGGTGTGCCCCATGCTTTGGGCTGCATCCAGTCTTGCACACCTGGTGGGGCTGTTTTCATCCAAGCGATAAGCTTTGCCTTGAGCTCTGCTGAGCAGCCTTGACGATCGGCCCACGCTTCAAAAGGATGCACTTTGGTTAATGTTTCTAGGTGCTCAACCCAAAGCCCGGCTGCTTCCACCAGGGCTTGCCATTGCGTAGCGCTGTAAGCCCGATGATGGCTAGGATCGCGCAGCCGTTCAAACGCATCGATAGCCTCTCCCCAGGCCTCGTTTTCCGGAAGCAGATGATCTTGAAGGAGCAATAGACCGCCAGGCCTAAGCACGCGGGCTGCTTCCTGAAGAAAGCAGGACACATTGGGAAAATGATGCGGAGCGATGCGGCACGTCACCAAGTCGAAGGAGGCATCTGGAAACGGCAAAGCTTCGGCATCGGCCACAAGAAACGACACGTTCGTCAAGCCTAGACGCTCAAAGTGGGCCTGAGCTGCCTGAAGCATGGCTGGGACTAGATCCGTAGCCCAAACGTGAGTCACGTAAGGGGCAAAAGCTGCGGCCGTGTGCCCACCTCCTGTGGCGACGTCCAGCACGTGCCAGTGCGACTGGGGCTGAGCGATCGCCAAAAGGCGTGCTAGATCATCCTGTGACGCCAGTTCCGGGCTGTGCACATAGTGCTCGGCAAATCGCGAAAAGCGCACTTGCGCAAGCTGCTTGAAATCAGGGTTCGCGGTCATCTTTTCTTATGGGCTGTGCAAAGTGCAAGGCAACAACCTGAAGGCCACAGCGCTCATAGAAACGGTGGGCAGCAGAACGCTCCACGCCAGAGTCGAGGTCCAATCGTTGGCAGCCATGCCTACGGGCATATTGCACCAGCCAAGCTAAAAGGGCAGCTCCATAGCCGCGACTCCGCTGCGAGGCCTCTGTCACCAAGTCGTCAACATAGAGAAAACGGCCACGCGACCACATTTCTAGGATGCGGAAGCCAGCCACGGCACATACGTGTCCCCGATCTTCTAGATAGGCCAAACGATAGCCCTGCCGGCGCAGGCGAGGCAAGCGTTGCGCGAAGTCCTCTGGAGAGAGGTGGGGACGCAGTTGGGTCAGTACGGGAAAGCATCGGGCAACCTCGTGCGCATTTCGGGCTAAACGGATACGCATGGACGACCTTAGCAGCGTGCCTAAATGACAAAACATTTAACGGAGGCCGCGGAAAGCAGGTTACACCAGGATAGGTAAGGAGACAAATTTTTCCCCTTGACAACATAAAAAAAGAGCGTTTACTTTAGTAAAGCGGTTCGATAAACAAAAGAAGTCTATGGGTACATCGCGAAGCACGATTCGGGATGTGGCGCGTGCGGCCAATGTCTCGATTTCGACTGTTTCGCTGGTGCTAAACAACAAAGGCAATGTGAGTGAGGCTACCCGTCAACGGGTGCTTGAGGTTGCCCAAGCTTTGGGGTACAAACCCTCACGTGCAGCGCGAGACCTGTCGCTACAGCGCACCGGCAACGTTGGTTTTGTGCTCCGGGAGGATCACTTTACCCGCAGTGAACCGTTTTACACTTATATTTTCCTAGGTACGGAGTTCGAGGCGCGGTTGCATAACCTGTACGTGTTGTTGACCACTATTCCTCGGGCCTATCGGAAAGGGGAGGACACGCCGCGTTTTTTGCGGGAGCGTAGCATTGACGGCTTGCTGGTGGCAGGTAAAGTGAGCGAGGATTTTTTAGC
This sequence is a window from Rhodothermus bifroesti. Protein-coding genes within it:
- a CDS encoding ABC transporter ATP-binding protein encodes the protein MLQVAHLTKTFQSGSRVLTVLEDVSFSVTEGETCAIVGPSGSGKTTLLGLCAGLDLPTSGKVWLDGHDLTVLNEDARAALRNRLVGFVFQTFQLLPTLTALENVMVPAELQGDRKARQRAMALLERVGLADRMHHYPRQLSGGEQQRVALARAFMNQPRILFADEPTGNLDAETGAVIEALLFELNATAGTTLVIVTHNLELAQRTGRILQLRAGRMTADVLHRTTLRAAQHG
- a CDS encoding ABC transporter permease translates to MAEQATFSLSWALRMAWRDSRGSRHRLLLFVSAMVLGIAALVALHGVGANLRKGVDAQARALLGADLRLERDAPFDDLSLLLDTIGGQQAQVVYLTSMAYFPRTGHVRLVSVRAVGGPWPLYGQMQTDPPEAADRYLQEGGALVDGSLLDAYGVRVGDSVRIGRRSYPILGRLVQTPSESAIMALAAPRVYVPLAMLDTLLLGFGSRAEYAIYFRFDDGRDAEALGKALRDRLRPLRVGVDTVEEIRENWDEVLRNLYRFLGLIGFIALILGGIGIGSAVHVYVRQRLDQVAVLRCLGATPWATFSVYLLQALAMGAVAGLLGTLLGLGVQALLARLLVNFLPLEVTLEIERSAVLLGLVGGPVFTLLFALLPLLPVRRVTPLRALQASVDPVPVKRDWLYRGAWLVLLAGLTAFAIAEAPEPWMGVAYALGLILVLGGLVLLARGLTSLLRRIMPTYWPYVLRQGVANLYRPNNQTSVLMLALGLGTFLVVLVLLIEQTLLVQVRQAGGPGRPDLVFFDVQPDQRDSLRQLIEAYGLSVVEEVPIVTMRLAAVNGRRIADQLADTTVRLGWAFRREYRSSYRDHLTDTETLVAGAFTPVVAPGTAMPPVSLEEEIAAALGVTLGDTLVWDVQGVEIPTVVGSLRRVDWRRFRTNFFVLFPRGVLEAAPQMYVLLVQAGEAAPQVQRAAVEAFPSVSTIDLRLVLQVADEIFQQVARVLHFMALFSVLTGIIVLLGATTVSRVAREEETILLKTLGASRRQVLQITMVEYGLLGTLAALAGVLLASGSATLLAAGVFDTAPAEPLWVLPVALLGAAGLTLGIGLLSNRRVYNRLALDVLRAAG
- a CDS encoding class I SAM-dependent methyltransferase codes for the protein MTANPDFKQLAQVRFSRFAEHYVHSPELASQDDLARLLAIAQPQSHWHVLDVATGGGHTAAAFAPYVTHVWATDLVPAMLQAAQAHFERLGLTNVSFLVADAEALPFPDASFDLVTCRIAPHHFPNVSCFLQEAARVLRPGGLLLLQDHLLPENEAWGEAIDAFERLRDPSHHRAYSATQWQALVEAAGLWVEHLETLTKVHPFEAWADRQGCSAELKAKLIAWMKTAPPGVQDWMQPKAWGTPEATFLGHYVILSARKPGSA
- a CDS encoding GNAT family N-acetyltransferase, producing MRIRLARNAHEVARCFPVLTQLRPHLSPEDFAQRLPRLRRQGYRLAYLEDRGHVCAVAGFRILEMWSRGRFLYVDDLVTEASQRSRGYGAALLAWLVQYARRHGCQRLDLDSGVERSAAHRFYERCGLQVVALHFAQPIRKDDREP